From Rhodopseudomonas palustris, a single genomic window includes:
- a CDS encoding LysE family translocator: MATELLAAFIGFAFATLFTPGPNNIMLLSSGLTFGFRRTLPHVAGVTIGFAVMVAAMGFGFGAVFAAYPLLQIILKYAGAAYLIWLAGVIALARPADPDATVERRPMSFWGAAAFQWVNVKGWVIAIGTVTAYSAVAPYPWNVAVQATTLLAIGTASSAAWALFGTTLQSLVKSPQAVRVFNLVMAALLVASLYPVLRQP, translated from the coding sequence ATGGCCACCGAACTGCTCGCCGCGTTCATCGGCTTCGCCTTCGCGACCCTGTTCACGCCTGGGCCCAACAATATCATGCTGTTGTCGTCCGGGCTGACCTTCGGCTTTCGCCGGACGCTGCCGCACGTCGCCGGCGTGACGATCGGTTTCGCCGTGATGGTGGCCGCAATGGGCTTCGGTTTCGGCGCGGTGTTCGCGGCCTATCCGTTGCTGCAAATCATCCTCAAATACGCCGGCGCGGCGTATCTGATCTGGCTCGCCGGGGTGATCGCCCTCGCCAGGCCGGCCGATCCGGACGCCACCGTCGAGCGCCGGCCGATGAGCTTCTGGGGCGCCGCGGCATTTCAATGGGTCAACGTCAAAGGGTGGGTGATCGCGATCGGCACCGTCACCGCCTATTCGGCGGTGGCGCCCTATCCCTGGAACGTCGCGGTGCAGGCGACGACGCTGCTGGCGATCGGGACCGCGTCCTCCGCGGCCTGGGCGCTGTTCGGCACTACCCTGCAATCGCTGGTAAAATCGCCTCAGGCGGTGCGCGTCTTCAATCTGGTGATGGCGGCCCTGCTGGTCGCCTCGCTGTATCCCGTCTTGCGGCAGCCATGA
- the ilvC gene encoding ketol-acid reductoisomerase — MRVYYDRDADLNLIKGKKVAVIGYGSQGHAHALNLKDSGVKDVAIALRKGSASAKKAENAGFKVMDVAEAAKWADVMMMLTPDELQADIYREHLHDNMKQGAALLFAHGLNVHFNLIEPRADLDVLMVAPKGPGHTVRSEYQRGGGVPCLIAIHKDASGNAHDLGLSYASAIGGGRAGIIETTFREECETDLFGEQVVLCGGLVELIKAGFETLVEAGYAPEMAYFECLHEVKLIVDLIYEGGIANMNYSISNTAEYGEYVTGPRIITAETKAEMKRVLEDIQNGIFTRNWMLENKVNQTSFKATRAKLAAHPIEEVGAKLRDMMPWIKKGALVDKSKN, encoded by the coding sequence ATGCGAGTTTACTACGATCGCGACGCCGATCTGAATCTGATCAAGGGCAAGAAGGTCGCCGTCATCGGCTATGGCAGCCAGGGCCATGCCCACGCGCTGAACCTGAAGGATTCGGGCGTCAAGGACGTCGCGATCGCGCTGCGCAAGGGCTCGGCCTCGGCCAAGAAGGCCGAGAACGCCGGCTTCAAGGTCATGGACGTTGCCGAGGCCGCCAAGTGGGCCGACGTGATGATGATGCTGACGCCGGACGAATTGCAGGCCGATATCTACCGCGAGCATCTGCACGACAACATGAAGCAGGGCGCGGCGCTGCTGTTCGCCCACGGCCTCAACGTCCACTTCAACCTGATCGAGCCGCGCGCCGACCTCGACGTGCTGATGGTCGCGCCGAAGGGCCCCGGCCACACCGTGCGCTCCGAGTATCAGCGCGGCGGCGGCGTGCCGTGCCTGATCGCGATCCACAAGGACGCCTCGGGCAACGCCCATGACCTCGGCCTGTCGTACGCCTCGGCGATCGGCGGCGGCCGCGCCGGCATCATCGAAACCACCTTCCGCGAGGAATGCGAGACCGACCTGTTCGGCGAGCAGGTGGTGCTGTGCGGTGGTCTGGTCGAGCTGATCAAGGCCGGCTTCGAGACCCTGGTGGAAGCCGGCTACGCGCCGGAAATGGCCTATTTCGAGTGCCTGCACGAAGTGAAGCTGATCGTCGACCTGATCTATGAAGGCGGCATCGCCAACATGAACTACTCGATCTCCAACACCGCGGAATACGGCGAGTACGTCACCGGTCCGCGCATCATCACCGCCGAGACCAAGGCGGAGATGAAGCGGGTGCTGGAAGACATCCAGAACGGCATCTTCACCCGCAACTGGATGCTCGAGAACAAGGTCAACCAGACCTCGTTCAAGGCCACCCGCGCCAAGCTCGCCGCGCACCCGATCGAGGAAGTCGGCGCGAAACTCCGCGACATGATGCCCTGGATCAAGAAGGGCGCCTTGGTGGACAAGTCGAAGAATTGA